A genomic region of Cannabis sativa cultivar Pink pepper isolate KNU-18-1 chromosome 1, ASM2916894v1, whole genome shotgun sequence contains the following coding sequences:
- the LOC115706185 gene encoding DELLA protein SLR1, translating into MGPYDSANSAGSSSSSGSSSSSSTSFKKPNDIDGLLAGAGYKVRSSDLQHVAQRLEQLETVMVNSPASQINHIASDTVHYNPSDISSWVDSLLSELNHPFPLSADLPDFPDLVINNPTERNDVWAAEHGVPQPQQNIPPTPQLNQQPLTVVTAMEEDSGIRLVHMLLTCAESVQRGDLPFARSLIETMQPLLKRVNINCGIGKVAGYFIDALSRRIFSPRGSIGAGPFEDEVLYYHYYEACPYLKFAHFTANQAILEAFNGHDCVHVIDFNLMHGLQWPALIQALALRPGGPPLLRLTGIGPPSPDGRDSLREIGLRLADLAKSVNVRFAFRGVAAERLEDVKPWMLQVSSKEAVAVNSIMQLHRLLGSDHSWNSGIDMVLEWIRNLNPKIMTVVEQEADHNQVGFLDRFTEALYYYSTMFDSLEACSLQPDKALAEMYLQREICNVVCCEGSARVERHEPLAKWTNRLVQAGFQPLHLGSNAFKQASMLLTLFSAEGYCVEEKEGCLTLGWHSRPLIAASAWRAVPNPNNPLGIIKP; encoded by the coding sequence ATGGGGCCGTACGACTCTGCCAACTCGGCcggcagcagcagcagcagcggaagctcttcctcttcttccacTTCCTTTAAAAAACCCAACGACATAGATGGCCTCCTCGCCGGTGCCGGCTACAAGGTCCGATCCTCCGACCTACAGCACGTCGCTCAGCGGCTTGAGCAGCTTGAAACCGTTATGGTCAACTCGCCTGCTTCACAAATTAACCACATCGCCTCCGACACCGTACACTATAACCCTTCGGATATTTCCTCCTGGGTCGACTCGCTTCTCTCTGAGTTGAACCACCCATTCCCTCTCTCCGCCGATCTACCAGATTTCCCCGATCTCGTGATCAATAATCCGACGGAGAGGAACGATGTATGGGCGGCCGAACACGGTGTGCCTCAGCCGCAGCAGAACATTCCTCCTACCCCTCAGTTGAATCAGCAACCACTCACGGTCGTTACGGCGATGGAGGAGGACTCCGGGATAAGACTAGTCCATATGCTTCTCACGTGCGCCGAATCCGTCCAACGGGGCGACCTCCCATTTGCTCGTTCCTTAATCGAGACTATGCAACCGTTGCTGAAACGCGTCAACATCAACTGCGGAATCGGAAAAGTGGCCGGGTACTTCATCGACGCGCTTAGTCGCCGTATTTTCTCGCCTAGGGGAAGCATTGGCGCCGGACCGTTTGAGGACGAGGTTCTGTACTATCATTACTACGAGGCTTGTCCTTATTTAAAATTTGCGCATTTCACTGCTAATCAAGCCATACTAGAGGCCTTCAACGGTCACGATTGCGTCCACGTCATCGATTTCAACCTAATGCACGGTTTACAATGGCCTGCGTTGATACAAGCACTAGCTCTCCGTCCCGGAGGACCGCCTTTGCTCCGATTAACGGGCATTGGCCCTCCTTCACCTGACGGCCGCGACTCGCTTCGAGAAATTGGGTTGAGGCTGGCTGATCTGGCCAAGTCCGTCAACGTTCGATTTGCCTTTCGCGGCGTGGCGGCTGAGCGTCTAGAGGACGTGAAGCCGTGGATGCTTCAGGTCAGCTCAAAGGAAGCCGTGGCTGTGAATTCAATCATGCAACTCCATCGGCTACTCGGGTCGGATCATAGCTGGAATTCTGGTATCGATATGGTCCTCGAATGGATCCGAAACCTGAACCCGAAAATCATGACGGTGGTTGAGCAAGAGGCTGATCACAACCAAGTAGGGTTTTTGGATCGTTTCACGGAGGCTCTGTACTATTACTCCACCATGTTCGACTCGCTCGAGGCTTGCTCTCTCCAGCCGGATAAAGCTTTAGCCGAGATGTACTTACAGAGAGAGATTTGTAACGTGGTATGCTGCGAAGGCTCGGCTCGAGTTGAACGCCACGAGCCTCTTGCTAAGTGGACGAATCGACTTGTTCAAGCTGGATTCCAGCCTCTTCATCTCGGCTCCAATGCGTTCAAGCAAGCCAGCATGCTTCTCACGCTTTTCTCTGCTGAAGGTTACTGTGTGGAGGAGAAGGAAGGTTGCTTGACTCTCGGCTGGCATAGCCGACCTCTAATCGCGGCTTCGGCTTGGCGAGCCGTGCCCAATCCAAACAACCCACTTGGGATTATTAAACCATAA
- the LOC115704102 gene encoding uncharacterized protein LOC115704102 — MGNFKTPSTNDIGFCLLPSELIERILIGFALPEIIRFKLVTKNIAAIISNHDFVRQFNSRWGSSTWLFLFKKRRRCDSVLDGFADQADRWFRFSISDLLKPAIFPGEDLFFLTASGNLFLFASNTLQSVITVNLVTNTVKKIPPSPLGRRGTCSWRRSAMKLVPGPIGSDHFRFFFAELVEQRVIVFVYESEIDKWRSMEAQQDVGIMPRVDEREGNFIFLTLINRASESIIIAIKLDTNTPIILRPRFDGRRNENRQLTVGFSWGNRIDRLHVYGDGLMMIVKSDGANSGSGVRMLSGVEMWGLGLEGNEWEFISELPCTVMQKITKPYGVMTGCLEGKNGIIKGVLMSNCEGLWDIIWICYDIRSKEWKWVPLPDCKMKGLNMAGIAFSSGLTLS, encoded by the coding sequence ATGGGAAACTTCAAAACCCCATCAACAAACGACATCGGATTTTGTCTTCTCCCCTCGGAACTCATAGAGAGAATTCTCATCGGTTTTGCCTTACCGGAGATCATCCGTTTTAAATTGGTGACCAAAAACATAGCCGCGATCATCTCTAATCACGATTTCGTTCGCCAGTTCAATTCGCGTTGGGGTTCATCCACGTGGctctttctcttcaagaaacgaCGCCGTTGCGATTCCGTGCTCGACGGCTTTGCCGATCAAGCCGACCGCTGGTTCCGGTTCTCCATCTCCGACTTGTTGAAGCCCGCGATTTTTCCCGGGGAGGATCTCTTTTTCTTGACGGCAAGTGGGAATCTGTTCCTTTTTGCCTCCAACACTCTTCAGTCTGTTATTACCGTTAATTTAGTTACGAATACCGTTAAGAAGATACCTCCAAGTCCTTTAGGCCGACGTGGCACCTGTTCTTGGCGGAGATCCGCCATGAAACTGGTTCCCGGTCCAATCGGGTCGGATCATTTCCGGTTCTTTTTCGCGGAATTGGTCGAACAACGAGTGATCGTCTTTGTGTACGAATCAGAGATTGACAAGTGGCGGTCAATGGAGGCACAACAGGATGTCGGTATTATGCCACGTGTTGATGAAAGGGaaggtaattttatttttctaactcTAATTAACCGTGCAAGTGAGAGCATAATAATTGCGATCAAGCTCGACACAAACACGCCAATAATCCTACGGCCGAGATTCGATGGCAGGCGGAACGAGAACAGACAATTGACGGTTGGATTCAGCTGGGGAAACCGTATCGATCGGCTACACGTGTACGGTGATGGGTTGATGATGATCGTGAAATCCGACGGAGCAAACTCGGGAAGTGGAGTTAGGATGTTGAGTGGGGTAGAGATGTGGGGGCTGGGATTAGAGGGAAATGAGTGGGAGTTTATATCGGAGTTACCGTGCACTGTGATGCAGAAGATTACAAAGCCTTACGGGGTTATGACAGGGTGTTTGGAGGGTAAAAATGGTATAATAAAGGGTGTTTTGATGTCTAACTGCGAGGGATTGTGGGACATAATTTGGATATGTTACGACATTAGGAGTAAAGAGTGGAAGTGGGTCCCACTTCCTGATTGCAAAATGAAGGGACTCAATATGGCTGGAATTGCCTTCTCTTCAGGCCTCACACTTTCATAA
- the LOC115706186 gene encoding GDP-fucose transporter 1, translated as MSSIRFDSSKQYYATSSLVIGYALCSSLLAVINKFAITKFNFPGLLTALQYLTSALGVWVLGKLGFLHHDAFTWETAKKFLPAATVFYLAIFTNTNLLRHANVDTFIVFRSLTPLLVAIADTTFRKQPCPSKLTFVSLLVILGGAIGYVATDSGFTLTAYSWAFAYLVTITTEMVYIKHMVTNLGLNTWGFVLYNNLLSLMMAPLFWIITGEYVEVFAAVESSTGNWFKSSAFIAVSLSCVFGLLISFFGFAARKAVSATAFTVTGVVNKFLTVAINVTIWDKHASPFGLLCLLFTIIGGILYQQSVTGVGSASSQRESTALKQIDSEDDDHDYEDDIQGKGVPGKLASV; from the coding sequence ATGTCTTCGATTCGATTCGATTCCTCAAAGCAATACTACGCCACTAGCAGTCTTGTGATAGGGTATGCTCTCTGTTCGAGCTTGCTTGCAGTCATAAACAAGTTCGCCATTACTAAATTCAACTTTCCTGGCCTTTTGACTGCTCTGCAGTACCTAACTTCTGCTTTGGGAGTTTGGGTTTTGGGGAAGCTAGGATTTTTGCACCATGATGCCTTTACATGGGAGACTGCCAAGAAGTTCTTACCAGCTGCCACCGTTTTCTACCTTGCAATCTTCACCAACACAAACCTTCTTCGACATGCCAATGTGGATACGTTTATAGTGTTCAGATCCTTGACACCCCTTTTGGTTGCAATTGCTGACACCACATTCAGGAAACAACCATGCCCTTCCAAGCTTACTTTTGTATCATTGTTGGTCATTTTGGGTGGAGCTATTGGGTATGTTGCTACTGATTCAGGTTTTACTTTGACTGCTTATTCGTGGGCATTTGCTTACCTGGTGACCATCACTACTGAAATGGTTTATATCAAGCACATGGTTACCAATCTTGGGCTGAACACTTGGGGTTTCGTGTTGTACAACAATCTGTTGTCATTGATGATGGCTCCTCTGTTTTGGATTATTACTGGAGAGTATGTTGAGGTGTTTGCAGCTGTGGAATCCAGTACTGGGAATTGGTTTAAATCCAGTGCTTTTATTGCAGTGTCGTTGTCTTGTGTCTTTGGTTTGCTCATCAGCTTCTTTGGATTTGCTGCTAGGAAGGCTGTCTCTGCCACAGCATTCACAGTTACGGGAGTGGTTAACAAGTTTCTTACAGTTGCCATCAATGTCACGATTTGGGATAAGCATGCCAGTCCCTTTGGTTTGCTCTGCCTCCTCTTTACAATTATAGGAGGAATTCTTTATCAGCAATCAGTTACTGGAGTTGGCAGTGCTTCTTCACAGCGTGAATCAACTGCATTGAAGCAGATTGATAGTGAGGATGATGATCATGATTATGAAGATGATATTCAAGGAAAGGGCGTGCCTGGTAAACTTGCTTCTGTATGA